One Fusarium poae strain DAOMC 252244 chromosome 4, whole genome shotgun sequence DNA window includes the following coding sequences:
- a CDS encoding hypothetical protein (TransMembrane:1 (o1407-1428i)), whose product MSETASLWVKSRECLPEHVKEWLESFEDNVKPGLTAKEQVDWLISETEQKKTEFEKTRLLHFAETKSNRWDLRKYFDRMVHCLNKFKAIGDVASSFDPVHAALPWAAFRFVLQAIVAEKEFTESIFELLSLIPHFVISGHVLEVVYINDKTHLEHSHNGPSLRQQCVYNLSQELTKLYSLLLVALEYSYSSFILKKGKRKVLALFNSSEPVGILNELKAQFNQVSNCGQDCGRILAYASSHKYLSLLDEVKLSIAHLEDRVLEALVRISEQDRLRTLGKISAILFRSHHEEVRRKRTGGTCQWILKKKKFLEWESNDAALMVLYGNPGAGKTFLVSKVVDYCCENALSDEAVAYFYCKRDEGNRRNPQDILRSILRQLSTPVKQVESGKIHQALKGLPDRLETSGMSFDIATCQNLIETLIGDYSRTTIIIDALDECERDSRVELMRAVSGLLNGNSRTRIFISSRTDDDIRRNFQDKPIIEIQATDNEADINSFVQDELSQDPRWGGLTPELQKQIEATFHDKSQGMFQWAALQVKQLCQSTVWNQSSIKAHISNAPKGLRAAYDVIWDQIGQRTSHEEQQARRAIKWVLCAFEPLGTAELSRLLQIDPDTDDTAPVERLTKEDILGIGGNLLIHDEELRVWRFCHLSAREYIEENHYAMVEAHRHAATACLRKLLQPPIPEVENPRSIEPHEPYFRHLAGEVERGRSSNWDHNLDDYVFCEVLHHAGQADSPSPENTQLASLLRQFFGSIDRESPVFWYWKDSCLSLAKRRSYKSGCYVSLDLLAVRSRSSPLEVAAVFGLFYLLKAWWDELGPKSSDGAEEGPSLLSLAIEFRHERIWRYLLTKDVKADNCVLRPLKVAIRANYLPALDALVEAGFDVNDVDLKTPLARLLRRADKPEVDTALKCALKWSSDENKKPVLRMLLDKGASVTLRTPHESALEFAIKTSTPDIVRMLLDAATQVHDPTELLYFAAHNKKDDLVPLLVELGADVNKRVEGRTALTEALRRRNTPCVVSLLDVGAGIDFSYREDREAVTNDCGSKQLMSMLEILVQTGADLNASDGRENILLSALSCINASHTSIDDYKDVVQWAIDNGADINQTLPEAALPTLLCTVAAKYKAAVVQSLLDVGADAALSTDFGFGSALIAAAFHGKHQTCRFLLNQQGVDVNQHHRCFFRNALYATIMGHLDYLDMDEWDRKYKIWDLESRLGYTIESPDHLAVMKVLFEKDLHLYLPIYNSLEVPAPLVYVGGNRYEIGECCIMNNAVYQSGLSSLWFFIIWELHHSAGSKGQLQPLLHRLHFPEYSKLRPRVLAKVKGCFKQRPDFVMIITLHKDHSQLNVFRVPWKRPNVDYEFKDCRWKRYTPREFGGVDDTVPPCRDDGISDMKNIPSLDEVEARGAKRHETVVLWLLVLVFIGCFAYIISLAMEAH is encoded by the exons ATGAGTGAAACAGCAAGTCTTTGGGTAAAATCCCGCGAATGCCTTCCAGAACATGTGAAAGAATGGCTTGAGAGCTTTGAAGACAATGTAAAACCTGGCTTGACAGCAAAAGAGCAGGTTGATTGGCTCATCAGTGAAACGGAACAAAAGAAGACCGAGTTCGAGAAGACACGCCTTCTTCATTTTGCGGAGACAAAGAGCAATAGATGGGACTTGCGAAAGTATTTTGACCGCATGGTCCATTGTCTAAACAAGTTCAAGGCCATAGGCGATGTGGCATCGTCTTTTGACCCTGTCCATGCAGCTCTTCCGTGGGCGGCTTTTCGATTCGTCTTGCAG GCTATAGTAGCAGAGAAAGAGTTCACAGAAAGCATCTTCGAGCTATTGTCGTTAATCCCTCATTTTGTCATTTCAGGGCATGTTCTAGAAGTCGTCTATATAAACGACAAGACGCATCTCGAGCATAGCCATAATGGACCATCTCTGCGCCAGCAATGCGTTTACAATTTGAGCCAAGAATTAACCAAACTTTATTCATTACTTCTAGTAGCGCTTGAGTATTCTTACTCGTCCTTCATACTCAAGAAGGGGAAGCGCAAGGTCTTGGCACTTTTCAACTCATCTGAGCCAGTGGGTATCCTCAACGAATTGAAAGCGCAGTTCAATCAGGTCTCGAACTGTGGTCAAGACTGTGGCCGTATTCTTGCTTATGCATCATCTCACAAGTACTTGAGTTTACTTGACGAGGTCAAACTCTCTATCGCACATCTAGAAGACCGTGTCTTGGAAGCACTTGTTCGCATCAGTGAGCAGGATCGCTTAAGGACTCTTGGAAAGATTTCTGCTATTCTATTCCGAAGCCACCACGAGGAGGTGAGAAGAAAGAGGACTGGGGGTACTTGTCAATGGattctcaagaagaagaagtttcTTGAGTGGGAATCCAATGATGCAGCTCTAATGGTGCTGTACGGTAACC CTGGTGCGGGAAAGACATTCCTCGTCTCCAAAGTGGTCGACTATTGTTGCGAGAATGCCCTGTCCGATGAGGCAGTAGCCTACTTTTACTGCAAGCGTGATGAGGGGAACAGGAGAAATCCTCAAGACATCCTTCGTAGCATCTTGCGGCAGCTTTCAACTCCGGTGAAGCAAGTGGAAAGTGGAAAGATTCACCAAGCTCTAAAAGGGCTCCCCGACCGTCTAGAAACCAGCGGTATGTCCTTCGACATAGCAACTTGCCAAAACCTGATTGAAACACTTATCGGTGATTATTCGAGAACCACTATCATCATTGATGCACTAGACGAATGCGAGAGGGACAGTCGAGTAGAACTTATGAGGGCTGTTTCAGGTTTGCTGAATGGCAACAGCAGGACTCGCATTTTCATATCGAGTCGGACCGATGATGATATACGACGCAACTTTCAAGACAAGCCTATTATTGAGATACAAGCGACTGACAACGAAGCTGACATAAATTCATTTGTGCAAGATGAGCTGTCGCAAGACCCACGATGGGGTGGCCTGACACCAGAGCTTCAGAAACAAATTGAAGCAACTTTCCATGACAAAAGTCAGGGAATGTTTCAATGGGCAGCATTGCAGGTAAAGCAGCTATGTCAATCGACAGTGTGGAATCAATCAAGCATCAAAGCCCATATCTCGAATGCGCCCAAAGGTCTCAGAGCAGCTTATGATGTTATCTGGGATCAAATAGGGCAAAGGACATCTCATGAAGAGCAGCAGGCGAGACGAGCTATCAAATGGGTCCTTTGTGCCTTTGAGCCCCTTGGAACTGCCGAATTGTCCAGGTTGTTGCAAATAGATCCTGATACCGACGATACAGCACCCGTTGAGAGACTTACCAAAGAGGACATTCTGGGTATCGGCGGCAACTTACTCATACACGATGAAGAACTGAGAGTGTGGCGGTTTTGCCATTTATCAGCACGAGAGTATATCGAGGAAAACCATTACGCCATGGTCGAGGCTCACCGCCATGCTGCCACTGCTTGCCTTCGAAAGCTGCTTCAGCCCCCAATACCTGAAGTTGAGAACCCACGAAGTATTGAGCCTCATGAACCTTACTTTCGGCATCTTGCTGGCGAGGTTGAACGCGGAAGGTCTTCCAACTGGGACCACAACCTAGACGACTACGTTTTCTGCGAGGTTCTTCATCACGCAGGTCAAGCTGACTCGCCATCGCCTGAAAACACTCAGTTGGCTTCTTTGCTAAGACAATTCTTTGGATCGATAGACAGGGAGAGTCCTGTCTTTTGGTACTGGAAGGACTCTTGTCTATCTTTAGCGAAGCGCAGGTCTTATAAATCGGGTTGTTACGTGTCATTAGACCTTCTAGCCGTTCGTTCAAGGTCTTCGCCTTTagaagttgctgctgtctttggaCTTTTTTACTTGCTGAAGGCCTGGTGGGATGAACTGGGGCCCAAGTCAAGTGATGGGGCTGAAGAGGGTCCGTCACTGCTCTCACTGGCCATAGAATTTCGACATGAACGCATCTGGAGATATCTTCTTACCAAAGACGTCAAAGCTGATAACTGCGTCCTCCGACCATTGAAAGTTGCCATCAGGGCAAACTATCTGCCTGCTCTGGATGCACTTGTTGAGGCAGGCTTTGATGTAAACGACGTGGATCTGAAAACACCACTCGCAAGGTTGTTGAGGCGAGCCGACAAGCCGGAAGTTGACACAGCACTCAAGTGTGCTTTAAAATGGTCCAGTGATGAGAACAAAAAGCCCGTTTTGCGAATGCTTCTTGATAAAGGAGCGAGTGTGACTTTACGGACTCCACATGAAAGCGCTCTTGAATTCGCCATCAAGACATCAACTCCAGATATTGTGCGAATGTTACTAGATGCTGCCACACAAGTTCATGACCCCACAGAACTCCTATACTTTGCAGCTCACAATAAAAAAGACGACTTGGTTCCCTTACTAGTTGAGCTGGGTGCTGACGTCAACAAGCGAGTGGAAGGAAGGACGGCATTGACAGAGGCATTGAGACGAAGAAACACACCATGTGTGGTCTCATTGCTAGATGTTGGTGCGGGAATAGATTTTAGCTATCGGGAAGATCGAGAAGCGGTCACCAACGACTGCGGCTCTAAACAACTCATGTCGATGCTCGAGATTCTCGTGCAGACAGGCGCAGATCTGAACGCAAGCGATGGCAGAGAAAATATTTTGCTGTCAGCTCTTTCTTGCATAAACGCATCGCATACGTCCATTGACGACTACAAAGACGTTGTCCAGTGGGCCATAGACAACGGCGCTGACATAAACCAAACTCTCCCCGAGGCTGCACTCCCAACACTTCTATGTACTGTAGCGGCAAAGTACAAAGCAGCTGTGGTGCAAAGCCTACTTGATGTCGGAGCAGACGCAGCTCTCAGCACAGATTTCGGGTTTGGAAGTGCTTTGATCGCAGCTGCTTTTCATGGAAAACATCAGACATGTCGTTTTTTACTCAATCAACAAGGAGTTGATGTCAATCAGCATCACCGTTGTTTTTTCCGAAACGCTTTGTATGCTACCATCATGGGTCATTTGGACTATCTCGACATGGACGAGTGGGATAGAAAGTACAAGATATGGGATCTGGAAAGCCGTCTAGGGTATACCATCGAGTCCCCTGATCATCTCGCAGTCATGAAAGTTTTGTTTGAGAAGGACTTACATCTTTACCTACCAATCTATAACTCCCTTGAAGTGCCGGCTCCTCTCGTTTATGTTGGGGGAAACAGATATGAGATCGGAGAGTGTTGCATTATGAACAATGCAGTATACCAAAGCGGTCTATCCAGTTTATGGTTCTTCATAATATGGGAACTACATCATAGCGCAGGCTCCAAGGGTCAATTGCAACCGCTGCTGCATCGTTTGCACTTCCCCGAATACTCTAAATTGAGGCCGAGAGTTTTGGCAAAAGTGAAAGGGTGTTTCAAACAAAGACCTGACTTTGTCATGATCATCACCTTGCACAAAGATCACTCGCAGCTGAACGTTTTTCGGGTGCCTTGGAAGCGTCCCAATGTTGATTATGAGTTCAAAGATTGTCGGTGGAAGAGATACACTCCCCGTGAGTTTGGTGGCGTCGACGACACTGTTCCGCCCTGTAGAGATGACGGGATTTCAGACATGAAGAATATCCCTTCTCTTGACGAGGTTGAGGCCCGCGGGGCAAAACGACACGAAACTGTGGTGTTATGGCTGCTTGTGCTGGTCTTTATCGGTTGTTTCGCATATATCATCAGTCTAGCTATGGAGGCTCACTGA
- a CDS encoding hypothetical protein (TransMembrane:7 (o35-53i65-88o108-130i142-159o189-210i222-241o253-273i)): MAFFIDGKDCMVSHLPVCDTLCFCFVLTSLWISEWILLAVSYIFVGLRIYARLFRAREKLDTSDWLLVVSAINALALIICDTLTYQMGVLDEYETSVKLSKISFASNYFYDFGMGFPKLSMLAFYWAYFLPSNGVSSAMRKTLYGITAFVCISYLVILFDDTFFCGKDVSVQWSQEEGACSVFYAPEPFILNFTLNLACYFAVYALPLILLIQGVLKSSTGVTVTFILGALTICTTMVRFITLKVGTGQENLVYPLSMLEMALAITVVALPGLKPLVNRPVRHETAQETFDTKN; encoded by the exons ATGGCGTTCTTTATCGATGGAAAGGACTGCATGGTAAGTCATCTTCCCGTTTGCGACACACTGTGTTTCTGTTTTGTGCTTACGTCCCTCTGGATCTCGGAATGGATCCTTCTGGCAGTATCGTACATCTTCGTCGGCCTCCGAATCTACGCCCGTCTGTTCCGCGCTCGCGAGAAACTCGATACTTCGGATTGGCTTTTGGTCGTCTCAGCCATCAACGCTCTGGCCCTCATTATCTGCGACACACTTACATACCAGATGGGCGTCTTGGATGAATACGAGACATCAGTCAAGCTATCAAAG ATTTCTTTTGCGTCGAACTATTTCTACGATTTCGGAATGGGGTTTCCCAAACTGAGCATGTTGGCCTTCTATTGGGCATACTTCCTACCCTCGAACGGTGTCAGTTCCGCCATGCGAAAGACTTTATACGGTATCACTGCCTTTGTGTGTATTTCATACTTGGTCATTCTCTTCGACGACACTTTCTTCTGTGGAAAGGATGTTTCTGTTCAATGGTCCCAAGAAGAGGGTGCTTGCAGTGTCTTTTATGCACCTGAGCCCTTCATTCTCAACTTCACTTTGAACTTGGCTTGCTATTTCGCTG TCTACGCCCTTCCTCTGATCCTTCTCATCCAAGGAGTTCTCAAGTCATCTACTGGTGTTACCGTTACCTTCATTCTTGGAGCTCTGACGATCTGTACTACCATGGTTCGATTCATCACACTCAAGGTTGGCACTGGACAGGAAAACCTCGTCT ATCCGCTGAGTATGCTGGAGATGGCTCTTGCTATCACTGTTGTTGCACTTCCTGGACTGAAGCCACTTGTGAACAGGCCAGTTAGACATGAGACCGCGCAAGAAACCTTTGACACGAAGAACTAG
- a CDS encoding hypothetical protein (TransMembrane:7 (o12-30i42-64o96-116i128-149o177-198i205-227o239-258i)) encodes MPGVAKEAVVPIEAVLFGVASVLVLARLTLRTVRQRQSLTVSDWFLIASWFDAAALFGTDTAAYNLGGMDEYDPEAPPRSIEDQVALAKISFAGNYFYDTGIYLPKLALLALYFKLIPQTLPLLRKALYASTVLTGLFMITTCFLDTFWCGANVSVNWDPEGDCSTFASKMVFRIDWGMNLVSDILVFLLPFPLLFGLQLSRRYMAGLVAIFASGIITVGASIGRFVTIDTIHAWTNVYVLSMTELAAAIVVVSLPALKSLLHGFGLRSTKQGTTQSGSGYHKHPATVTSSNHFNKLSSGRDHHSEPYGTTARIAAVPEEDSGSEVELTNLQGIYKSAREFSGNYPDITESDLPFFKIMHL; translated from the exons ATGCCTGGCGTCGCTAAAGAGGCCGTCGTG CCCATCGAGGCCGTGCTTTTCGGGGTAGCATCGGTCCTTGTTCTTGCGCGATTGACCCTTCGAACCGTTCGTCAACGACAGAGCCTCACTGTCAGTGACTGGTTTCTCATAGCATCATGGTTTGATGCCGCTGCTCTCTTTGGAACCGACACAGCTGCGTATAACTTGGGGGGAATGGACGAGTACGATCCCGAAGCGCCACCACGGAGTATTGAAGACCAAGTCGCTTTGGCAAAGATTTCATTTGCTGGGAACTATTTCTACGATACTGGAATCTATCTACCGAAATTGGCTTTGCTGGCGCTTTACTTCAAGCTTATTCCACAGACACTCCCATTGTTGCGCAAGGCGCTCTATGCAAGCACGGTATTGACCGGACTCTTTATGATAACGACTTGTTTCCTAGATACCTTCTGGTGCGGTGCTAATGTCTCGGTTAACTGGGATCCGGAGGGTGACTGCAGCACGTTTGCGTCGAAGATGGTCTTTCGCATTGACTGGGGAATGAACCTCGTCTCAGACATTTTGG TCTTTCTTCTACCTTTTCCTCTTCTATTCGGCCTTCAACTTAGTCGACGCTACATGGCAGGTCTTGTTGCCATATTTGCATCGGGGATTATCACAGTAGGAGCAAGTATTGGCAGGTTTGTCACCATTGACACAATTCACGCATGGACGAATGTCT ATGTATTGTCAATGACTGAGCTAGCGGCTGCCATCGTCGTGGTGTCTCTGCCTGCACTCAAGTCTCTCCTCCACGGCTTCGGTCTACGCTCCACAAAACAGGGAACAACACAATCGGGTTCCGGATATCACAAGCATCCAGCGACGGTTACATCGTCGAATCATTTCAACAAGCTTTCTAGCGGGCGGGATCACCATTCTGAGCCTTATGGGACCACTGCCCGCATAGCGGCGGTACCTGAGGAAGACTCGGGTAGTGAAGTGGAGTTGACGAATCTCCAAGGGATCTACAAGTCGGCCCGC GAGTTCTCAGGGAACTACCCGGATATAACGGAAAGCGATTTGCCATTCTTCAAGATTATGCACTTGTAA
- a CDS encoding hypothetical protein (SECRETED:SignalP(1-17)), which produces MKLAVVALLTAVPAIVAAPRPEVNSGSSSAPARRGEHVPSRRAYPIDRHSRRWNAYTRDAYRRRVEYDSDEEEYSRPVSDSRGGRGGGRGRGGSSGGPGRGGHPGGGSSGSGGRPGSPTGGRPGEHPGGGPRPGRPGDQPGGHPGGGKPGGQPGDRPGDQPGGRPGNQPGGHPEGPGGGRPGSPGGQPGGGRPGDHPGGRPGNQPGGHSEGPGGGKPGGQPGGHPEGPGGGKPGSPGGQPGGGRPGGQPGGGKPGGQPGGPGGGKPGDQPGGGKPGGPGGGKPGDQPGGGKPGGQPGGPGGGKPGDQPGGGKPGDQPGGPGGGKPGGPGGGQPGGPGGGGSQPGGGSQPGGGSQPGGGSQPGGGSQPGGGSQPGGGSQPGGGGGSQPGGGGGGGSQPGGGGKPGGGTQPGGGGKPGGGKL; this is translated from the coding sequence ATGAAGTTAGCAGTCGTTGCTCTCCTCACTGCTGTGCCAGCCATTGTGGCTGCCCCGAGACCTGAGGTCAACTCTGGATCCTCTAGTGCGCCAGCCAGGCGTGGGGAGCATGTTCCCTCCAGGCGAGCTTATCCAATTGACAGGCATTCCAGGAGGTGGAATGCCTATACCCGCGATGCTTACCGCCGCCGGGTTGAGTACGAttctgatgaagaagagtaCTCGAGGCCCGTAAGCGACAGCCGCGGAGGACGTGGGGGTGGGCGTGGGCGCGGAGGTAGCAGTGGAGGACCAGGTCGTGGTGGTCATCCTGGAGGTGGTTCAAGTGGTTCAGGCGGCCGACCTGGTAGTCCTACAGGTGGTAGACCAGGTGAACATCCAGGTGGTGGACCAAGACCTGGTCGACCTGGAGATCAACCTGGAGGTCATCCTGGCGGAGGAAAGCCAGGTGGTCAACCTGGTGATCGACCTGGAGACCAACCTGGAGGTCGTCCTGGCAATCAGCCTGGAGGTCATCCTGAAGgcccaggaggaggaagacctGGTAGCCCTGGAGGACAGCCAGGCGGTGGTCGACCTGGAGACCATCCTGGAGGTCGACCTGGCAATCAGCCTGGAGGTCATTCTGAGGGCCCAGGAGGAGGAAAGCCAGGCGGTCAACCTGGTGGTCATCCTGAAGGCCCAGGGGGAGGAAAACCAGGTAGTCCTGGAGGACAGCCAGGCGGTGGTCGACCTGGAGGTCAACCTGGAGGAGGAAAGCCGGGTGGTCAGCCAGGTGGCCCAGGAGGAGGCAAGCCAGGAGATCAGCCAGGTGGAGGAAAGCCAGGTGGCCCAGGTGGTGGAAAGCCAGGAGATCAGCCTGGAGGAGGCAAGCCAGGTGGTCAACCAGGTGGCCCTGGAGGAGGAAAGCCAGGAGATCAGCCAGGTGGAGGCAAGCCAGGTGATCAACCAGGTGGCCCCGGAGGAGGAAAGCCAGGTGGTCCTGGAGGAGGTCAGCCAGGTGgcccaggaggaggaggaagtcaACCCGGCGGTGGAAGCCAGCCTGGTGGAGGAAGTCAACCCGGAGGTGGCAGTCAACCCGGAGGTGGCAGTCAACCCGGAGGTGGCAGTCAACCCGGAGGTGGCAGCCAGccaggaggaggtggtggaaGCCAGCcaggaggaggtggaggaggtggtAGTCAACCCGGTGGTGGAGGAAAACCTGGTGGAGGAACCCAACCAGGTGGCGGCGGTAAACCCGGTGGTGGCAAGCTCTGA